A stretch of Paenibacillus mucilaginosus 3016 DNA encodes these proteins:
- a CDS encoding zf-HC2 domain-containing protein, with the protein MNCKEALPLLHEYMDGGLEGKEAVQLKEHLLACMDCRRRLQEFEKVEALVAAWPTPPVPDGLTQRIMDALPPAKRQNRGYRWIRKHPAASVAAVFFAVMLSSFMTAWDNDRDLIVKGTDLESVVIQGHTVVVPAGKKVSGDLTVEGGTVQVDGDVEGNVVVIDGSVIQASTAHISGQVKQIDEAFSWMWYKMNQWVSQVSETP; encoded by the coding sequence ATGAACTGTAAAGAAGCCCTCCCACTGCTGCATGAATATATGGACGGGGGACTCGAGGGAAAGGAAGCGGTACAGCTCAAGGAGCATCTGCTCGCTTGTATGGACTGCCGCAGACGCCTCCAGGAGTTCGAGAAGGTCGAAGCTCTTGTGGCGGCCTGGCCCACTCCTCCCGTGCCGGACGGTCTCACACAGCGAATCATGGATGCCCTGCCTCCGGCCAAACGCCAGAACCGAGGATACCGCTGGATTCGCAAACATCCGGCAGCTTCCGTAGCTGCGGTGTTTTTTGCTGTGATGCTGTCTTCTTTCATGACCGCATGGGACAATGACCGGGATCTCATTGTGAAGGGAACGGATCTGGAGTCCGTTGTGATTCAAGGACATACCGTCGTCGTGCCGGCCGGCAAAAAAGTCAGCGGCGATCTGACCGTCGAAGGGGGCACCGTGCAGGTGGACGGCGATGTCGAAGGCAACGTGGTCGTCATTGACGGATCGGTGATCCAGGCATCCACCGCGCATATTTCCGGCCAGGTGAAGCAGATCGACGAGGCATTCAGCTGGATGTGGTACAAGATGAACCAGTGGGTCAGCCAGGTATCGGAGACTCCCTGA
- a CDS encoding CdaR family protein yields the protein MDQWLRNTNVVKVVALVIGVLLWAVVRSSDAGTVSSTSSGAIGEENIGNVAITPKYDKDQFYVELVEPERVTVTLSGRDSVVKKVMTSGGYSVEVDLTQVGKGEYTLPLTPVGFPANVSVKVTPATVKVVVDEKRNKSMPVTVNVTGIPGVGLKAGQPVAKPSQVTVSVPSRIYDEVESVRTDVSVEKATSPVSNRKAVLAAYDKNGKKIETATITPNVVDVEVPITSPFTMVPLQVKLVGEPPAGYAVASIRQSTDKVTVYGPQNVLDKLEFYEGPQVELSDLKEDTEFTLSIPPKENVNQLDPEKVVVNVSIVPSVTKTLEGIKLSIIGQNDIFNTKVVRPANGTVDLKVEGAPTLIDKLKPQDVQAILDVSNLPPGTHEVPVTWNLPTFVKKGPGQEFKMSVEITAKTTAQPAPQTETPAKETPAAPQTTVPEPAAPQTEAPQEAPADAEQPTAPAASPEAVPASPSGTPAAEAEEQPAAPAGPPSP from the coding sequence ATGGATCAGTGGCTGCGGAATACCAACGTTGTGAAAGTGGTTGCCTTGGTGATCGGGGTGCTGCTGTGGGCCGTCGTCCGCTCGTCGGATGCCGGCACGGTGTCCAGCACCTCAAGCGGCGCCATAGGAGAAGAGAATATAGGCAACGTCGCGATTACCCCGAAGTATGATAAAGATCAATTCTATGTGGAGCTCGTGGAGCCGGAGCGGGTGACCGTCACGCTCTCCGGACGGGATTCCGTTGTCAAAAAGGTGATGACCTCCGGAGGGTACTCGGTGGAGGTCGATCTGACACAGGTGGGCAAAGGCGAATATACGTTGCCGCTGACGCCGGTTGGCTTTCCTGCAAACGTATCCGTCAAGGTGACGCCTGCAACCGTGAAGGTCGTCGTCGACGAAAAACGCAATAAATCGATGCCGGTGACGGTAAACGTAACAGGGATCCCGGGAGTGGGTCTGAAGGCCGGGCAGCCGGTAGCCAAGCCGTCCCAGGTCACCGTATCGGTACCGAGCCGGATCTATGATGAAGTGGAATCCGTCCGGACCGATGTCAGCGTAGAGAAGGCGACCTCGCCGGTTTCGAACCGCAAGGCCGTGCTTGCCGCTTATGACAAGAACGGTAAGAAAATCGAGACTGCCACAATCACGCCCAATGTGGTCGATGTCGAAGTGCCGATCACCAGCCCGTTTACGATGGTGCCTCTGCAGGTGAAGCTGGTCGGCGAGCCGCCGGCAGGATATGCGGTGGCGTCCATCCGGCAGAGCACGGACAAGGTAACGGTCTACGGGCCTCAGAACGTGCTCGATAAACTGGAGTTTTATGAAGGACCGCAGGTAGAGCTGAGCGACCTGAAGGAAGATACGGAATTTACGCTGAGCATTCCGCCCAAGGAGAATGTGAATCAGCTTGATCCGGAGAAGGTCGTGGTGAATGTCTCGATCGTGCCTTCCGTGACCAAAACCTTGGAGGGAATCAAGCTGTCGATAATCGGCCAGAACGATATCTTCAACACGAAGGTAGTCCGGCCGGCCAATGGCACCGTGGATCTGAAGGTGGAAGGGGCGCCGACGCTGATCGACAAGCTGAAGCCGCAGGATGTGCAGGCGATTCTTGATGTAAGCAATCTGCCGCCCGGGACGCATGAGGTGCCGGTAACGTGGAATCTGCCTACCTTCGTCAAGAAGGGGCCGGGGCAGGAGTTCAAGATGTCGGTGGAGATCACCGCCAAAACGACGGCGCAGCCGGCACCGCAGACCGAGACGCCTGCCAAGGAAACGCCGGCTGCTCCGCAGACTACGGTACCGGAACCGGCGGCACCGCAGACGGAGGCTCCTCAAGAAGCGCCGGCGGATGCGGAACAGCCGACGGCTCCGGCTGCTTCGCCGGAAGCTGTGCCGGCCTCTCCTTCGGGAACCCCTGCGGCCGAAGCTGAGGAGCAGCCCGCGGCTCCGGCAGGGCCTCCATCCCCTTGA
- the ppc gene encoding phosphoenolpyruvate carboxylase, whose translation MSDSVSLIHKNTSNNLLRRDVRFLGHILGEVLVHQGGNALFTIVEKIREMSKTLRADYTPEMYAELKETVTGLAPEIRHQVIRAFAVYFQLINIAEQNHRIRRKRDYERTAGENVQPGSIEDSVRELKSLGISSDEVQEMIQGISLELVMTAHPTEATRRAVLDIHQRIAGDVMELDNPNLTFREREQLREKLLGEVITLWQTDELRDRKPTVIDEVRNGLYYFDETLFDVLPEVYQELERCLDKYYPEEDWHVPTYLKFGSWIGGDRDGNPSVKASVTWETLTMHRKLALAKYEEELTGLLEHMSFSRSIVEVSEELLESIEKDRREIELSSDNEWRNLKEPYRIKVKFMTERIRNTGNPNAPAKRKYNNPDEFRADLQIIERSLRNHYADFIADTYVQKLVRQVELFGFHLAALDVRQHSKEHEAAMTEILAKMSICEDYSKLPEAEKIELLTAILNDPRPITSPYLRYSESTQECLDVYRVIQKAQQEFGRSCISSYLISMTQGASDLLEVLVFGKEAGLYIHENDGSITCTLQSVPLFETIDDLHAAPDIMTTLFKIPAYRNSLVSTNHLQEIMLGYSDSNKDGGVITANWELRVALRGITAAAKPFDVKLKFFHGRGGALGRGGMPLNRSILAQPADTVGGGIKITEQGEVLSSRYSMKGIAYRSLEQATSALITSALQARNPQTNASEAEWENIMRGISEQAQTKYQDLIFRDEDFLTFFKESTPLPEIGELNIGSRPSKRKNSDRFEDLRAIPWVFAWTQSRYLLPAWYAAGYGLNSFYAGKKENLQKMQEMYQNWSFFRSLIDNLQMALAKADLLIAKEYGSMIQDQSIAERIFGLIQDEYTRTSELILNITGQQEILDNVPVIQESIRLRNPYVDPLSYMQVGLLSELRTLRDQGEDDALLLREVLLTINGIAAGLRNTG comes from the coding sequence ATGTCGGATTCAGTCAGTTTAATTCACAAGAACACGTCCAACAATTTGCTTCGCCGGGATGTCCGGTTTCTGGGGCACATTTTGGGTGAAGTGCTGGTTCACCAGGGCGGCAATGCGCTGTTTACCATCGTAGAGAAAATCAGAGAGATGAGTAAAACGCTGCGCGCCGATTATACGCCGGAGATGTACGCCGAACTGAAAGAAACCGTGACGGGCCTGGCGCCGGAAATTCGTCACCAAGTCATCCGTGCTTTCGCGGTGTACTTCCAGCTGATCAATATTGCCGAGCAGAACCACCGGATCCGCCGCAAGCGCGATTACGAGCGGACGGCCGGAGAGAACGTGCAGCCGGGCTCCATCGAGGATTCGGTCCGCGAGCTGAAGTCGCTGGGCATTTCGTCGGACGAAGTGCAGGAGATGATTCAAGGCATCTCCCTGGAGCTGGTCATGACCGCCCACCCGACGGAAGCAACCCGCCGCGCCGTGCTGGATATTCACCAGCGCATCGCAGGTGACGTTATGGAGCTCGACAACCCGAACCTTACGTTCCGGGAGCGGGAGCAGCTGCGCGAGAAACTGCTGGGTGAGGTGATTACCCTCTGGCAGACCGATGAGCTGCGCGACCGCAAGCCGACCGTTATCGACGAAGTCCGCAACGGTCTGTACTATTTCGACGAAACGCTCTTCGATGTGCTTCCTGAAGTCTATCAGGAGCTGGAGCGCTGTCTGGACAAGTATTATCCGGAAGAGGACTGGCATGTGCCGACTTACCTGAAGTTCGGCTCCTGGATCGGCGGCGACCGGGACGGCAACCCTTCCGTCAAGGCTTCCGTTACGTGGGAGACCCTGACCATGCACCGCAAGCTGGCTCTCGCGAAATACGAGGAGGAGCTGACGGGGCTGCTGGAGCACATGAGCTTCAGCCGGAGCATCGTTGAAGTCAGCGAGGAGCTTCTCGAGTCGATCGAGAAGGATCGCCGCGAGATTGAGCTTTCCTCGGATAACGAGTGGCGCAACCTCAAGGAGCCTTACCGCATCAAAGTGAAATTCATGACCGAGCGCATCCGCAATACGGGCAACCCGAATGCACCCGCGAAGCGCAAATACAATAACCCGGATGAATTCCGTGCAGACCTGCAGATCATCGAGCGCAGCCTCCGCAACCACTATGCGGACTTCATCGCCGATACGTATGTACAGAAGCTCGTCCGCCAAGTGGAGCTGTTCGGCTTCCATCTGGCTGCACTGGATGTGCGTCAGCACAGCAAGGAGCACGAAGCGGCCATGACGGAGATCCTGGCCAAGATGAGCATCTGTGAGGACTACTCGAAGCTTCCGGAAGCCGAGAAGATCGAACTGCTCACAGCGATTCTGAACGACCCGCGTCCAATTACTTCACCTTACCTGCGGTACAGCGAATCGACGCAGGAATGCCTGGACGTCTACCGTGTCATCCAGAAAGCACAGCAGGAGTTCGGCCGCAGCTGTATTTCGAGCTACCTTATTTCGATGACCCAGGGCGCAAGCGACCTGCTCGAAGTGCTCGTCTTCGGCAAGGAAGCGGGGCTATACATCCACGAGAATGACGGTTCCATCACATGTACCCTGCAGTCCGTGCCGCTGTTCGAGACGATCGACGACCTGCACGCGGCTCCGGACATCATGACGACCCTCTTCAAAATTCCGGCTTACCGGAATTCGCTCGTGTCGACGAACCACCTGCAGGAGATCATGCTCGGATACTCCGACAGCAACAAGGACGGCGGCGTCATCACCGCCAACTGGGAGCTGCGGGTAGCCCTGCGCGGCATTACGGCAGCGGCTAAGCCGTTCGACGTGAAGCTGAAGTTCTTCCACGGCCGCGGAGGGGCGCTGGGCCGCGGGGGCATGCCGCTCAACCGCAGCATCCTGGCCCAGCCTGCCGATACGGTCGGCGGCGGCATCAAGATCACGGAGCAGGGCGAGGTGCTTTCCTCCCGCTATTCGATGAAGGGCATCGCCTACCGCTCCCTGGAGCAGGCGACTTCCGCGCTCATTACGAGCGCGCTGCAGGCTAGAAATCCGCAGACGAACGCTTCCGAAGCGGAATGGGAGAACATCATGCGCGGCATCTCCGAGCAGGCGCAGACGAAGTACCAGGACCTGATCTTCCGGGACGAGGACTTCCTGACGTTCTTCAAAGAGTCCACGCCGCTGCCGGAGATCGGCGAACTCAACATCGGCTCCCGTCCTTCCAAGCGGAAGAACAGCGACCGGTTTGAGGATCTGCGCGCGATTCCATGGGTGTTCGCATGGACGCAGAGCCGTTACCTGCTGCCGGCCTGGTACGCTGCCGGCTACGGGCTGAACAGCTTCTACGCAGGCAAGAAAGAGAACCTTCAGAAGATGCAGGAGATGTACCAGAACTGGTCGTTCTTCCGTTCCCTGATCGACAATCTGCAGATGGCCCTGGCCAAAGCGGATCTGCTCATCGCCAAGGAATACGGCAGCATGATTCAGGATCAGAGCATCGCCGAGCGGATCTTCGGATTGATCCAGGATGAGTACACCCGTACCTCGGAGCTCATCCTGAACATCACCGGACAGCAGGAGATTCTGGATAACGTACCGGTCATCCAGGAATCGATCCGCCTGCGCAACCCGTATGTCGATCCGCTGAGCTACATGCAGGTAGGGCTGCTCTCCGAGCTTCGCACCCTGCGGGATCAAGGCGAAGACGATGCGCTGCTGCTCCGCGAAGTGCTGCTGACCATTAACGGCATTGCAGCGGGCCTGCGGAATACGGGCTGA
- a CDS encoding DMT family transporter has protein sequence MKKKGPDLIGALFLLKRAAKHLVIGEAVFMTFGKLLSANLSPLASAALTSTIGFGLFLPVSLVQAAQFEIAAVTPAIWGLLVYTGVGVTVFAVLLLNQAMAQIPAGSSAVFSALMPVSAVVLSYAALHEPIHWYHLVGILFVLAGILSISRKKTSVAGEGQQKPVSL, from the coding sequence ATGAAGAAGAAGGGTCCCGATCTCATCGGGGCTCTTTTTTTGCTTAAGCGCGCCGCGAAACATCTGGTCATCGGGGAAGCGGTATTCATGACCTTCGGCAAGCTCCTGTCGGCGAACCTGAGCCCGCTGGCTTCCGCTGCCCTGACCAGCACGATCGGGTTCGGCTTGTTCCTTCCGGTCTCCCTGGTGCAGGCGGCACAGTTCGAGATCGCGGCGGTGACGCCGGCCATATGGGGACTGCTGGTCTATACCGGGGTAGGGGTTACCGTATTCGCTGTCCTGCTGCTGAATCAGGCGATGGCGCAGATTCCGGCCGGTTCCTCGGCCGTATTCTCGGCGCTCATGCCGGTGAGTGCCGTCGTCCTCTCTTATGCGGCGCTGCATGAGCCGATCCATTGGTACCACCTCGTAGGAATTCTCTTCGTGCTCGCGGGCATTCTGTCCATCTCGCGGAAGAAAACGTCGGTGGCGGGGGAAGGGCAGCAAAAGCCGGTTTCTTTGTAG
- the glmS gene encoding glutamine--fructose-6-phosphate transaminase (isomerizing) has translation MCGIVGYVGKRESQNILIEGLKKLEYRGYDSAGVAVYTTEGLQVKKSKGRLAVLESKLESAPLSGTIGIGHTRWATHGKPSDVNSHPHTDNSHKFSVVHNGIIENYISLKEELTAQGHVFVSETDTEVISHLIASLYEGDIVKAVQKAVSRMKGAFALGVLTEFEPDKLVAVRLASPLIIGVGEGENFIGSDIPAILEYTRNVYILNDGEMAVLTREGVELMTLEGNFIYRELFHVDWDIVTAEKGGFDHFMLKEIYEQPKAYRDTMGARLDASGKKVLLPEIGMTPEQIRGIRQVHIVACGTAFHAGLVGKTVIEQLARIPVETDVASEYRYRSPIITPETLVIVVSQSGETADTLAALREAKKCGARVLAITNVVGSSVSREADDVIVTWAGPEIAVASTKAYTSQLIAFYLLGLYLAQTLGSQSEAYIAEVIAGLQELPQKVEQILEGAPILKDVAEQISTHDNLFFIGRGLDYAVALEGSLKLKEISYIHSEAYAAGELKHGTLALIEEGVPVIAIATQEDLFEKTVSNIKEVTARGAHVFGIHNEGETELGKVVDHVYAIPSTLPLLTPALSVVPLQLLSYYASLARGNDVDKPRNLAKSVTVE, from the coding sequence ATGTGCGGAATCGTTGGTTATGTAGGGAAACGTGAATCCCAGAATATATTGATTGAAGGCTTGAAAAAACTCGAATACCGCGGTTACGATTCGGCGGGTGTTGCCGTCTATACAACCGAAGGTCTTCAGGTGAAGAAGTCCAAAGGACGTCTGGCTGTACTGGAATCGAAGCTCGAATCAGCACCGCTGAGCGGAACGATCGGGATCGGACATACCCGCTGGGCAACGCACGGCAAACCGTCGGATGTGAACTCTCATCCGCATACGGACAATTCCCATAAATTCTCCGTAGTGCATAACGGGATTATTGAGAATTATATTTCCTTGAAGGAAGAATTGACGGCTCAGGGGCATGTCTTCGTATCGGAGACCGACACGGAAGTTATCTCTCACCTGATCGCATCCCTGTACGAAGGCGACATCGTCAAAGCGGTTCAGAAGGCGGTCTCCCGCATGAAGGGCGCATTCGCGCTTGGCGTTCTGACGGAGTTCGAACCGGATAAACTGGTTGCCGTCCGTCTGGCGAGCCCGTTGATTATCGGTGTCGGCGAAGGCGAGAACTTCATCGGTTCCGACATCCCGGCGATTCTCGAGTATACACGCAACGTGTACATCCTGAACGACGGCGAAATGGCTGTTTTGACACGGGAAGGTGTCGAATTAATGACGCTCGAGGGGAATTTTATTTACCGGGAATTATTCCATGTCGATTGGGATATTGTTACGGCGGAAAAAGGCGGATTCGATCACTTCATGCTGAAGGAGATTTACGAACAGCCTAAAGCCTACCGTGACACAATGGGCGCCAGACTCGATGCTTCCGGGAAAAAAGTCCTGCTGCCGGAAATTGGCATGACGCCGGAGCAGATTCGCGGCATTCGTCAGGTTCACATCGTAGCTTGCGGTACAGCATTCCACGCAGGCCTTGTCGGCAAGACGGTGATCGAGCAGCTGGCCCGCATCCCGGTTGAAACCGACGTTGCTTCCGAATACCGCTACCGTTCGCCGATCATTACGCCGGAGACACTGGTGATCGTTGTGAGCCAATCCGGTGAGACGGCCGATACTCTGGCAGCTCTCCGCGAAGCGAAAAAATGCGGTGCGCGTGTGCTGGCCATCACGAACGTGGTTGGCAGCTCCGTTTCCCGCGAAGCGGACGATGTGATCGTCACGTGGGCCGGTCCGGAGATTGCCGTAGCTTCCACGAAGGCTTATACGTCCCAGCTTATCGCGTTCTACCTGCTTGGCCTGTACCTGGCCCAGACACTGGGTTCGCAGAGCGAGGCTTATATTGCCGAAGTGATCGCAGGTCTTCAGGAACTGCCGCAGAAGGTGGAGCAGATCCTGGAAGGCGCTCCAATCCTCAAGGATGTAGCAGAACAGATTTCCACCCACGACAACCTGTTCTTCATCGGCCGCGGCCTGGATTATGCCGTTGCTCTCGAAGGCTCGCTGAAGCTGAAGGAGATTTCGTACATCCACTCCGAAGCTTATGCAGCCGGCGAGCTGAAGCACGGTACGCTGGCACTGATCGAAGAAGGCGTTCCGGTGATTGCGATCGCTACGCAGGAAGATCTCTTCGAGAAGACGGTCAGCAACATCAAAGAAGTAACGGCCCGTGGCGCGCATGTCTTCGGCATCCACAACGAAGGCGAGACGGAGCTCGGCAAAGTGGTCGATCACGTGTATGCCATTCCGAGCACGCTGCCGCTGCTGACCCCGGCTCTGTCGGTTGTTCCGCTGCAGCTGCTGTCCTACTATGCCTCGCTGGCCCGCGGTAACGATGTCGACAAACCGCGCAACCTGGCGAAGAGTGTTACGGTTGAGTAA
- a CDS encoding histidine phosphatase family protein, with translation MKIGLVRHFKVKRGLPAKGWMSGEELTRWFTEYDQSEVEIGTTEMNGIQWQRCYASDMPRARITAQTIHSGPIRYMEGLREIPYPAFERISQRRLPIIGWLLWMRAAWLLGHGAFQESRAGVRARAARVVDEITAEGDGVNILLVGHAAFMQELSRELRRRGFKGPRFRRAANGQLYLFERQG, from the coding sequence ATGAAAATCGGGTTGGTCAGGCACTTTAAGGTCAAGAGGGGACTTCCCGCCAAAGGCTGGATGTCAGGCGAGGAGCTCACCAGGTGGTTCACGGAATACGATCAATCGGAAGTGGAGATCGGAACAACGGAGATGAACGGGATTCAGTGGCAGCGCTGCTATGCCAGTGATATGCCGCGGGCGAGGATTACCGCCCAGACGATCCACTCCGGGCCGATCCGTTATATGGAAGGTCTTCGGGAGATCCCTTATCCGGCGTTCGAACGGATCTCGCAACGCAGGCTCCCGATCATCGGCTGGCTGCTGTGGATGCGGGCCGCATGGTTGCTCGGTCATGGGGCATTCCAGGAAAGCAGGGCGGGAGTTCGGGCTAGAGCGGCCCGGGTCGTGGACGAGATTACGGCTGAAGGAGACGGTGTGAACATCCTTCTGGTCGGCCATGCCGCGTTCATGCAGGAGCTCTCCCGCGAGCTGCGCCGCAGAGGCTTCAAGGGACCTCGTTTCCGGCGTGCGGCGAACGGACAGCTGTATCTCTTCGAACGCCAAGGATAA
- a CDS encoding GyrI-like domain-containing protein, whose amino-acid sequence MPSPVHPVSPELVTLPSFTIAGISFEANLKQISEEGLGRKAYETMLSRREELADLHSPYPHLVQVYPMKPGFNPHVDAFRQIIGFLVPEGTEPPEGMSVHTLPAREYVKAAHRGPEAELGSTYDALYGEWMRKNSRCPDGFDFEVWDERYRPDREDNEIDVYIALAKP is encoded by the coding sequence TTGCCATCACCTGTCCATCCCGTATCGCCCGAATTGGTTACGCTCCCCTCATTTACGATTGCCGGTATATCGTTCGAGGCGAATCTGAAGCAAATCAGTGAAGAGGGGCTCGGCCGCAAGGCGTACGAAACGATGCTCTCCCGCAGGGAGGAGCTGGCCGACCTGCACTCTCCCTATCCCCATCTCGTGCAGGTCTACCCTATGAAGCCCGGATTCAATCCGCACGTGGACGCATTCCGCCAAATCATCGGCTTCCTCGTACCGGAAGGTACCGAGCCCCCGGAGGGGATGAGCGTTCATACCCTGCCCGCGAGGGAATATGTGAAGGCAGCGCACCGCGGCCCCGAAGCGGAGCTTGGGAGCACGTATGATGCCCTCTATGGGGAATGGATGCGGAAGAACAGCCGGTGCCCCGACGGCTTTGATTTTGAGGTGTGGGATGAACGCTACCGGCCCGACCGGGAGGACAATGAGATTGATGTGTACATCGCGCTGGCGAAGCCCTGA
- the cdaA gene encoding diadenylate cyclase CdaA yields the protein MDWITEIRIKDIIDILIVSYVIYKLILVVRGTRAIQLLKGILVVVVTWALSSWFKLNTLQWMMNQMFTFGLVGVFIIFQPELRRALEQLGRGTLFSRTNSEEDQDVNRRINEVLKAVNYMGRRKIGALIVFERETGLNDYIESGIGMESKISSELLINIFVPNTPLHDGAVIIRGGQLMAAGCYLPLSENPFISKELGTRHRAAIGMTEVSDAMSVIVSEETGQVSLAMNGHVLRDIKEDALLAKLFEELKPKTKEKKSSPLWKWRRR from the coding sequence ATGGATTGGATTACAGAGATCCGCATTAAGGATATTATCGATATATTGATTGTCAGCTATGTGATCTACAAGCTGATCCTCGTCGTACGGGGAACACGGGCGATTCAGCTGCTGAAGGGCATCCTCGTAGTGGTCGTCACTTGGGCGCTGTCCTCCTGGTTCAAGCTGAATACGCTGCAGTGGATGATGAATCAGATGTTCACCTTCGGTCTGGTGGGCGTATTCATCATTTTCCAGCCTGAACTCCGGCGTGCGCTGGAGCAGCTCGGACGGGGCACGCTGTTCTCGCGGACCAACTCCGAAGAGGACCAGGACGTCAACCGCCGCATCAATGAGGTGCTCAAAGCGGTGAACTATATGGGACGGCGGAAGATCGGGGCCCTGATTGTCTTCGAGCGGGAGACGGGACTCAATGATTATATTGAGTCGGGCATCGGCATGGAATCCAAAATCTCATCGGAGCTGCTCATTAATATTTTCGTGCCGAATACGCCGCTGCATGACGGGGCCGTCATTATCCGGGGGGGACAGCTGATGGCGGCGGGCTGCTACCTTCCTCTGTCCGAGAATCCGTTCATTTCCAAGGAGCTCGGGACAAGGCACCGGGCTGCGATCGGAATGACGGAGGTGTCCGACGCGATGTCCGTCATTGTCTCCGAAGAGACGGGACAAGTATCCCTGGCCATGAACGGCCATGTGCTGCGGGACATCAAGGAAGATGCGCTGCTGGCGAAGCTGTTCGAAGAGCTTAAACCGAAGACGAAAGAGAAGAAAAGCAGCCCTCTGTGGAAATGGAGGCGGCGGTAA